A single region of the Brachypodium distachyon strain Bd21 chromosome 3, Brachypodium_distachyon_v3.0, whole genome shotgun sequence genome encodes:
- the LOC100828094 gene encoding uncharacterized protein LOC100828094 produces MARNARARRHVARQLRPTPYPIPSYRWKAMKESNRKKSLPTMQKMDWEDANCSVCMEYPHNAVLLLCSSHDKGCRPYMCGTSYRHSNCLDQFKKAYTKGALLEELPSGNFGISLDSAPLTAAEKTESIDLACPLCRGKVKGWTVVEPARSYLNGKRRTCMQDGCSFVGTYGELRKHVKSEHPLAQPREVDPSIEQKWRSLEFERERQDALSTVTASMGNAVVFGDYVVDLEDGLDLDDEESDDDDRDNGREADNARRLIIFMMRQVAQHHRTFQSATAASGNAEEEYVVSSGANGTTPYPYPSEGDDEDDMDFVGGRSTGVLRPERRRRRRRRNRGRLFLDSN; encoded by the coding sequence ATGGCAAGAAATGCAAGGGCAAGGAGGCATGTGGCTCGTCAGCTCAGGCCCACACCATACCCCATTCCTTCATACCGCTGGAAGGCAATGAAAGAATCGAACCGGAAGAAGTCACTGCCAACCATGCAGAAGATGGACTGGGAAGATGCCAACTGCTCTGTGTGCATGGAATATCCACACAATGCTGTTCTACTCCTTTGTTCATCTCATGACAAGGGCTGCCGTCCTTACATGTGTGGAACTAGCTACCGGCACTCGAATTGCCTCGATCAGTTCAAGAAGGCCTATACTAAGGGGGCACTGCTTGAGGAATTGCCTTCCGGCAATTTTGGCATCAGCCTAGACTCGGCACCATTGACTGCAGCCGAGAAAACAGAGTCCATCGACCTTGCTTGCCCATTGTGTCGTGGCAAAGTGAAGGGGTGGACTGTGGTAGAACCAGCTCGAAGTTATCTTAACGGAAAAAGGagaacatgcatgcaggaCGGTTGCTCATTTGTGGGGACCTACGGGGAGCTTCGCAAGCATGTGAAGTCAGAGCACCCTCTTGCACAGCCAAGGGAAGTAGATCCTTCAATTGAACAGAAGTGGAGATCACTCGAATTTGAAAGAGAGAGGCAAGATGCACTCAGTACAGTTACTGCATCAATGGGGAATGCTGTTGTTTTTGGTGACTATGTGGTCGACTTGGAGGATGGACTGGACTTGGATGACGAAGAGAGTGATGACGATGATCGTGACAATGGCCGCGAGGCGGATAATGCTCGAAGATTGATAATATTTATGATGCGTCAAGTTGCTCAGCATCATCGGACCTTTCAAAGTGCAACCGCTGCATCCGGCAATGCCGAGGAAGAGTATGTGGTGAGCAGTGGTGCCAATGGAACCACCCCTTACCCTTACCCCTCTGAAGgtgatgatgaggatgatATGGATTTTGTTGGGGGAAGAAGCACAGGTGTGTTGAGACCAGAGaggcgtcgccggcgacgccgtAGGAACCGCGGAAGACTGTTTTTAGACTCTAATTGA